The following proteins are co-located in the Hypomesus transpacificus isolate Combined female unplaced genomic scaffold, fHypTra1 scaffold_154, whole genome shotgun sequence genome:
- the LOC124488861 gene encoding uncharacterized protein LOC124488861, producing the protein MHRVADKIPPPDPSAQILLLLGRDVLSVHKVREQHNGPNNTPYAQCLDLGWVIVREICLDGAHQPTDVNVYKTNILPNGRASYFTSCPKSIHVKEQASSQSLQYLPAKGFSADTNCIGDGVFFRTADDEKTALSIEDKLFLDLMEKEVYLAEDNHWVAPLPFRSPRIRLPDNKEQAKHRLNSLQRTFQKKPGMKEHFFDFMQKVIENQQAEPAPPLKPGEECWYLPIFGVYHPQKPDKIRVVFDSSAQYSNISLNDVLMTGPDLNNTLIGVLLRFRKERIAITADIEQMFYCFKVKEDHRNYLRFLWHKENCPEEEIIDYRMTVHVFGNSPSPAVAIYGLRRTAEHGEAEHGTDAKEFVLHNFYVDDDITSVPSEEEAVDLLKRTQEMLAEANLRLHKMASNSATVMEAFPPEDRAKDLKDLDFNADPLPLQHSLGVSWNLKNDCFTFKVSREVKPFTRRGALATVNSLYDPLGFVSPVTMHGKALVREFTSMQQEWDTPLPAEKRAQWEAWTTSLTDLEHLHIPRQYVPVTLSQAHSKELCVFSDASVLAIAAVAYLRVIDSDGQYHVGFVMSKSKLAPFPAHTIPRLELCASVLAVELMELIEEELDTGLQVKFYTDSRVVLGYIHNTTRRFHMYVANRVTRIRKSTTPSQWQYVRTDLNPADHATRIMPPAQLHLTNWFTGPKFLTQPGAPEDTEAECFQLVNPDLDLEIRTQVTTLATSIANHTLGSDRFQRFSSWKCLVKAVVVLTHVAKSFSQSSRTETCRKWHYCTKPCTSEHTQAKSTVIKAVQQDVYEDEFKSLTQDGKVSQHSSLKQLDPFIDDEGLLRVGGRVHKADLSDQEKHPLVIPPNHHVATLLVQHYHSHVAHQGRHFTAGAVRTAGLWVVGAKKLISSVIHRCVMCRKLRGRLENQKMSDLPADRLSVDPPFTQKGWMCLVHGVLWHVEQEGVVLKTKDGLSYLAV; encoded by the exons ATGCACCGAG TGGCTGACAAGATCCCGCCTCCTGATCCCAGCGCTCAGATCCTCCTACTCCTGGGGAGAGACGTCTTAAGTGTGCACAAGGTACGTGAGCAGCATAATGGCCCCAACAACACACCATACGCACAATGCTTAGACTTGGGCTGGGTCATTGTAAGAGAGATCTGCCTGGATGGAGCTCACCAGCCTACTGATGTTAATGTCTACAAAACAAACATACTCCCAAACGGCAGAGCCTCATACTTCACATCATGCCCCAAAAGCATCCATGTCAAAGAGCAGGCAAGTTCTCAATCTCTCCAGTACTTACCCGCAAAAGGCTTCAGCGCTGACACAAACTGTATTGGAGACGGTGTTTTCTTCAGGACGGCAGACGATGAAAAAACAGCCCTGTCAATTGAGGATAAACTctttttggatttaatggaaaaagAAGTGTATCTCGCTGAAGACAACCACTGGGTGGCGCCATTGCCTTTTCGCTCACCACGAATCCGGCTTCCTGACAACAAAGAACAAGCAAAACATAGGCTAAACTCATTACAGCGCACCTTTCAAAAGAAACCAGGAATGAAAGAACATTTCTTTGACTTCATGCAAAAGGTCATTGAAAATCAGCAAGCAGAACCCGCTCCACCTCTGAAACCAGGTGAGGAATGTTGGTATTTGCCAATATTTGGCGTCTACCATCCCCAAAAGCCCGACAAAATAAGAGTGGTGTTCGACTCAAGTGCCcagtacagtaacatctcactCAATGACGTTCTGATGACGGGGCCCGACCTCAACAACACATTAATAGGTGTCTTGCTGCGTTTTCGAAAAGAAAGGATTGCCATCACAGCGGACATCGAGCAAATGTTTTACTGTTTCAAGGTAAAGGAAGATCACCGCAACTATCTTCGCTTCCTGTGGCACAAAGAAAACTGCCCTGAAGAGGAGATAATTGATTACCGGATGACTGTACATGTCTTTGGAAACAGTCCGTCACCAGCTGTTGCCATATATGGACTGAGACGCACAGCAGAGCATGGCGAAGCAGAGCATGGCACTGACGCTAAAGAATTTGTGCTCCACAACTTTTATGTCGACGACGACATCACATCTGTTCCCAGTGAGGAGGAAGCTGTTGACCTCTTAAAACGCACACAGGAAATGCTGGCAGAGGCTAACCTGAGACTCCACAAGATGGCCTCAAACAGCGCCACAGTCATGGAGGCCTTTCCACCAGAGGACAGAGCGAAGGATCTCAAAGACTTGGATTTTAACGCTGATCCACTGCCTCTCCAACACAGTCTTGGTGTAAGCTGGAACCTTAAAAACGACTGTTTCACATTCAAAGTGTCAAGAGAGGTCAAACCATTCACACGAAGAGGAGCACTGGCCACTGTCAATAGTCTGTATGACCCCTTGGGGTTCGTCTCTCCCGTCACTATGCACGGAAAAGCCTTAGTGAGAGAATTCACATCAATGCAGCAAGAATGGGACACGCCTCTCCCAGCAGAAAAAAGGGCACAATGGGAAGCATGGACTACATCTCTTACTGACCTTGAACACCTACATATCCCAAGACAGTATGTTCCAGTCACTCTCTCGCAGGCTCATTCTAAGGAGCTCTGCGTCTTTTCAGACGCGTCTGTTCTGGCCATAGCTGCTGTTGCATATCTGAGAGTCATAGACTCAGACGGACAATATCATGTGGGCTTTGTGATGAGCAAATCTAAGCTGGCTCCATTTCCTGCTCACACCATCCCACGGCTGGAGCTGTGTGCCTCAGTGCTCGCTGTTGAACTCATGGAGCTAATAGAGGAAGAGTTGGACACAGGGCTGCAGGTCAAGTTCTACACAGACAGCCGTGTAGTACTCGGCTACATTCACAATACCACAAGGAGATTTCACATGTATGTGGCCAACAGAGTAACACGCATAAGAAAATCAACCACACCGAGCCAGTGGCAGTACGTTCGAACTGACCTGAACCCAGCTGATCACGCCACCAGGATTATGCCGCCAGCTCAACTGCACCTCACCAACTGGTTCACCGGTCCTAAGTTCCTCACACAGCCAGGCGCTCCAGAAGACACAGAGGCAGAGTGTTTTCAGCTTGTAAACCCGGACCTGGACCTTGAAATCCGAACTCAGGTGACTACACTGGCAACCTCAATTGCAAATCACACTCTGGGCTCAGACAGATTCCAGCGTTTTTCAAGCTGGAAATGTCTTGTGAAAGCTGTTGTTGTACTTACCCATGTCGCAAAGTCATTCTCTCAATCATCACGCACAGAGACCTGTAGAAAATGGCATTACTGCACAAAACCTTGCACATCTgagcacacacaagcaaaatCTACAGTTATTAAAGCTGTGCAACAAGATGTGTACGAAGACGAGTTCAAGAGCCTAACACAGGATGGGAAAGTGTCACAACATAGCTCACTCAAACAACTTGACCCCTTTATCGACGATGAAGGACTGCTGAGAGTTGGTGGGCGTGTGCACAAAGCTGACCTCTCTGACCAAGAAAAGCATCCTTTAGTCATACCACCAAATCATCACGTAGCTACGCTGCTCGTTCAACATTACCATAGCCATGTAGCCCACCAAGGCCGCCATTTCACTGCGGGCGCAGTACGCACAGCAGGACTGTGGGTTGTAGGTGCCAAAAAGCTCATATCAAGTGTCATCCACAGATGTGTCATGTGCAGGAAACTGAGAGGGAGACTGGAAAATCAGAAAATGTCAGATCTTCCTGCAGACAGGTTGTCTGTAGATCCCCCATTCACACAAAAGGGCTGGATGTGTTTGGTCCATGGAGTGTTGTGGCACGTCGAACAAGAGGGAGTAGTGTTGAAAACAAAAGATGGTCTGTCGTATTTAGCTGTTTAA
- the LOC124488854 gene encoding uncharacterized protein LOC124488854 — protein MASQKKENKADLTLETRSSVSSSSSKTVSSTASSAATKALLQLEREAAAASREAEVYEAAADLDDRHSDVGDEERAQRTREYVQNHTPVQNAQEPLPDPQHAPMDPNPPLHQSPQTPHHHVSYQQHATAEPNPPLHQSPQTPHHHVSSPQHAGMGFERQQNSATRRQPATVPPSRVSPEGYTNMPPQIPDIATYLIRREMVSSGLTQFDDHPENYWAWKTSFQNITHDLNLTHREELDLLVKWLGPESSPQAKRMRSVHVTSPANAVKTIWQRLEECFGCPEVIEHALLKRLEDLPRLTNKEPRQLRELGDLLLELESARWSGLTPGLAYLDTARGVNPIVEKLPFNLQERWVTQGSRYKEDYKVAFPPFSFFVQFICNQAKTRNDPSFAFSSSTYSNSQKPDRAAKFSNTPSVFVKKTEVSATAPSSLNNQSERKTDEPDKHCPIHNKPHPLFKCSTFRNKHLDDRKAFLKENSICYRCCASTRHLAKDCKF, from the exons ATGGCTTCtcagaaaaaagaaaataaagcaGACCTAACATTAGAAACTAGGTCATCTGTTAGCTCTTCGTCAAGCAAGACTGTTTCATCAACGGCTAGCAGCGCAGCAACTAAAGCGCTATTGCagttagagagggaggcagcagcagcatccagagaggcagaggtatATGAAGCTGCAGCAGACTTGGATGATAGGCACAGCGATGtaggggatgaagagagagctcAACGCACCAGGGAGTACGTGCAGAACCACACTCCGGTACAAAACGCTCAGGAACCACTTCCTGACCCACAGCACGCACCTATGGATCCAAATCCCCCTCTACACCAGTCTCCTCAGACACCCCATCACCACGTCAGCTACCAACAGCATGCTACTGCAGAGCCAaatccccctctccaccagtCTCCTCAAACTCCCCATCACCATGTCAGCTCCCCACAGCATGCTGGTATGGGCTTTGAGCGCCAGCAGAACAGTGCGACACGGAGGCAACCAGCTACAGTCCCTCCTTCTCGTGTCTCACCAGAAGGCTACACCAACATGCCACCTCAGATACCTGATATCGCCACCTATTtgataaggagagagatggtgagttcTGGGTTGACCCAATTTGACGACCATCCCGAAAATTATTGGGCATGGAAAACCTCATTCCAGAACATCACACATGACCTCAACCTGACGCACCGAGAGGAACTCGACCTTCTCGTCAAATGGCTCGGCCCAGAGTCATCCCCCCAGGCTAAACGAATGAGGTCAGTGCATGTAACCAGCCCTGCAAACGCAGTCAAAACAATATGGCAGCGACTAGAGGAATGCTTCGGGTGCCCTGAGGTCATCGAACATGctctgctgaaaaggctggaaGATTTACCACGCCTCACCAACAAAGAACCTCGTCAGTTAAGAGAGCTCGGCGACCTGCTGCTTGAATTGGAGTCTGCAAGGTGGAGCGGTCTAACGCCTGGGCTTGCATATCTCGACACAGCACGTGGTGTTAACCCTATAGTTGAAAAACTCCCCTTCAACCTGCAGGAAAGATGGGTGACACAAGGCTCCAGATACAAAGAGGACTACAAGGTAGCTTTTCCACCTTTCAGCTTTTTTGTACAGTTCATTTGCAACCAAGCAAAAACCAGAAACGACCCAAGTTTTGCATTCTCATCATCCACCTATTCAAACAGCCAGAAGCCAGACAGAGCAGCTAAATTCAGCAACACGCCCTCTGTCTTTGTCAAGAAGACTGAGGTGTCAGCCACAGCTCCAAGCTCCCTAAACAACCAGTCTGAAAGGAAAACTGATGAGCCAGATAAACATTGCCCCATCCATAACAAGCCCCACCCCCTTTTTAAGTGCAGCACCTTTAGGAACAAGCACCTAGACGACAGGAAAGCATTTCTGAAGGAGAACTCCATCTGTTATCGATGCTGTGCTTCTACTAGACACCTTGCAAAGGACTGCAAATT CTGA
- the LOC124488862 gene encoding uncharacterized protein LOC124488862 has translation MSASSFINALRRFLAVRGPVQHLRSDRGTNFIGACGELQINTEDAEIKNFMQDRGCTWSFNAPHSSHMGGAWKRMVGIARRILDGLLLKESATRLTHEVLTTLMAEVMAIMNSRPLTPVSTDAEMPQVLSPAMLLTQKASVAPAPPGDFKIDHLHKSQWRQVQSLADCFWRRWRQEYLTTLQPRRKWTEARPNLQEGDVVLLKDCQVKRNEWPVGLITKTMPSSDNRVRKVMVKTAKQGTVKEYLRPINELVVLLPKVGN, from the coding sequence ATGTCAGCTTCAAGTTTCATAAATGCTTTGCGCCGCTTCTTGGCTGTCAGAGGCCCAGTTCAACATCTACGTTCAGACAGAGGGACAAACTTCATCGGTGCCTGTGGGGAACTACAAATCAACACAGAGGACGCAGAGATAAAAAACTTCATGCAAGATCGAGGCTGCACCTGGTCATTTAATGCACCACACTCATCGCACATGGGAGGAGCATGGAAAAGGATGGTTGGGATCGCACGCCGTATCCTCGACGGCCTCCTGTTGAAAGAAAGTGCCACAAGACTCACACATGAAGTTCTGACTACACTAATGGCTGAAGTCATGGCCATCATGAACTCtcgacctttgacccctgtcTCAACAGACGCAGAAATGCCTCAAGTTCTCTCACCTGCAATGCTGTTGACTCAAAAAGCCAGTGTTgcacctgctccaccaggagACTTTAAGATCGACCACCTACACAAAAGCCAGTGGCGTCAGGTCCAGAGCCTAGCAGACTGCTTCTGGAGAAGATGGAGGCAGGAGTACTTGACCACGCTGCAGCCTAGGAGGAAGTGGACTGAGGCCAGACCTAATCTTCAGGAAGGTGATGTCGTCCTGCTTAAAGACTGTCAGGTGAAGCGCAATGAATGGCCGGTTGGGCTCATCACGAAGACCATGCCAAGCAGTGACAACAGAGTTCGTAAGGTCATGGTGAAGACTGCCAAACAAGGGACTGTAAAAGAGTACTTAAGACCTATTAATGAGTTAGTTGTACTTCTTCCCAAGGTTGGTaattaa
- the cetn2 gene encoding centrin-2 isoform X3, whose product MRALGFEPKKEEIKKMITEVDKDGTGKISFADFLSVMTQKMAEKDSKEEILKAFRLFDDDETGKISYRNLKRVAKELGENLTDEELQEMIEEADRDGDGEVNQQEFLRIMKKTSLY is encoded by the exons ATGAGAGCTCTGGGCTTTGAGCCCAAAAAGGAAGAGATCAAGAAGATGATCACTGAGGTGGATAAAGATGGCACAGGAAAGATTTCCTTCGCTGACTTCCTCTCAGTGATGACACAGAAGATG GCAGAAAAAGACTCCAAGGAAGAGATTCTGAAGGCCTTTCGTCTGTTCGACGATGATGAGACGGGGAAGATCTCCTACAGAAATCTAAAGAGAGTTGCCAAGGAGCTGGGAGAGAACCTGACTGATGAGGAGCTGCAG GAGATGATcgaggaggcagacagagatggagatggggagGTCAACCAGCAGGAGTTCCTACGTATCATGAAGAAGACCAGTCTGTACTAA